A DNA window from Pseudomonas wuhanensis contains the following coding sequences:
- a CDS encoding LysR family transcriptional regulator, producing MSPLTLHWENQRAFLAVLRTGSLSGAARMLGIAQATARRRIEALESSVGVNLFTRSPAGLIPTETARELIAHVESMALAAEAFNRAASAEAIAGGGTVRITSSDLLGIEVLPQLLQPIGRAHPQLAFELSVNNRLEALARQEADIAIRTHRPTEADVITRRVGALQIGLYATQELLDRYGTPTSLESLARLPMIGPDRNLADIQTLSARGFPFAQQHFQLRSDNHLALQAALRAGIGIGVCPSQLAARDGLTRVLPDALDFAVDVWIATHRDLRRIPRIQQAFDALAAALEAYLDERVSLPAAAISDVSRKPISA from the coding sequence ATGAGCCCACTCACCCTGCATTGGGAAAATCAGCGCGCATTCCTCGCAGTTCTGCGCACTGGAAGCTTGTCCGGTGCCGCGCGCATGCTGGGTATCGCCCAGGCCACGGCGCGCCGTCGCATTGAGGCACTGGAAAGCAGCGTGGGTGTCAATCTGTTTACCCGCTCCCCCGCAGGCTTGATTCCCACGGAAACAGCCCGTGAGCTGATCGCCCATGTGGAGAGCATGGCGCTGGCCGCCGAAGCCTTCAACCGCGCAGCTTCAGCCGAAGCGATAGCCGGTGGAGGGACGGTGCGAATCACCAGCAGCGACTTGCTGGGCATCGAAGTGCTGCCGCAGTTGCTGCAACCCATCGGCCGTGCCCATCCTCAGCTGGCCTTTGAACTGAGCGTCAACAACCGTCTTGAAGCCCTGGCCCGCCAGGAAGCGGACATTGCCATTCGCACTCACCGCCCCACAGAGGCAGACGTGATAACCCGGCGTGTTGGTGCCTTGCAGATTGGGCTGTACGCGACCCAGGAGTTGCTTGATCGGTATGGCACACCCACCAGTCTGGAAAGCTTGGCGCGCCTGCCCATGATCGGCCCCGACCGCAACCTCGCCGACATCCAGACCCTCAGCGCGCGGGGCTTTCCCTTTGCGCAGCAGCACTTCCAACTGCGCAGCGACAATCACCTCGCTCTACAGGCCGCCCTGCGCGCAGGCATCGGTATAGGGGTGTGCCCGAGCCAGTTGGCGGCGCGCGACGGGCTGACCCGCGTGCTGCCCGATGCGCTGGATTTTGCCGTGGATGTATGGATTGCCACGCATCGCGACTTGAGGCGCATACCGCGCATCCAGCAGGCCTTCGACGCGCTGGCCGCAGCGCTGGAGGCCTATTTGGATGAGCGTGTTTCGTTGCCGGCTGCCGCCATCAGCGACGTTTCCAGAAAACCGATCAGCGCCTGA
- a CDS encoding alpha/beta fold hydrolase — protein sequence MNTLNRTLALATLALATLSAEGSQPNKTGTRASAVGIQSASYVTTKDGVQLYYKDWGPRDGQVVVFSHGWPLNSDSWEAQMLFLADKGYRVVAHDRRGHGRSSQPWEGNDMDHYADDLAAVLEALNLKDVTLVGFSTGGGEVARYIGRHGTRRVKKAVLVAAVPPLMLQTESNPNGLPIKVFDDLRKASLENRSQLYLDIASGPFFGFNREGATPSQGLIQSFWVQGMQAGHKNTYDSIAAFSATDFREDLREFDVPTLVIHGGDDQIVPVDTSAKTSAALIKGAELIVYPGAPHGLTDTHKQRLNQDLLDFLQK from the coding sequence ATGAACACCCTGAATCGCACTCTGGCATTGGCAACCCTGGCTCTCGCTACTCTTTCCGCCGAGGGCTCGCAGCCCAATAAAACTGGCACCCGCGCATCCGCTGTCGGCATCCAGTCTGCGAGCTACGTCACGACCAAAGACGGCGTGCAGCTCTATTACAAGGACTGGGGGCCACGAGACGGCCAGGTGGTCGTATTCAGCCACGGCTGGCCGCTGAACTCGGACAGCTGGGAGGCGCAGATGCTGTTCCTCGCTGACAAAGGCTACCGCGTTGTCGCCCATGACCGTCGTGGCCACGGCCGTTCCAGCCAACCCTGGGAAGGCAACGACATGGATCACTACGCCGACGATCTGGCAGCCGTACTTGAAGCACTGAACCTGAAAGACGTCACCCTGGTCGGCTTCTCCACCGGTGGCGGAGAAGTGGCTCGCTACATCGGCCGCCACGGCACCCGTCGCGTCAAGAAAGCGGTTCTGGTGGCAGCCGTTCCACCGCTGATGTTACAGACCGAAAGCAACCCCAACGGCCTGCCGATAAAAGTGTTCGATGACCTGCGCAAGGCCTCACTGGAAAATCGCTCGCAGCTCTACCTCGATATCGCTTCCGGCCCTTTCTTCGGTTTCAACCGTGAAGGCGCCACCCCGTCTCAGGGCTTGATTCAGTCGTTCTGGGTCCAGGGTATGCAGGCTGGCCACAAGAACACTTACGACTCCATCGCAGCATTCTCGGCTACCGATTTCCGTGAGGATCTACGGGAGTTCGATGTGCCTACCTTGGTAATCCACGGTGGCGACGACCAGATCGTGCCTGTGGATACCTCAGCCAAGACCTCGGCAGCACTGATCAAGGGAGCCGAACTGATTGTATATCCCGGTGCACCACACGGGCTCACCGACACTCACAAGCAGCGCCTTAATCAGGATCTGTTGGACTTCCTGCAGAAGTAA
- a CDS encoding LysR family transcriptional regulator: MNYTQIDGSLLLALKALLEERNVTRAAVQLGISQPALSARLVRLRDILEDPLFVPAANGRGVVPTPRAEALEQELLHVLEGLKRLVSQPELFDPATTTRTFVVALFETPAAVLIPELCANFAREAPNARLACIYPPRDVYEKLEQGQIDLLITVPDGLPGDLMQRPLWEDGFRTAQRKGHPRGTGPLDIESFCSLNHILVSTQGGRFAGMVDEALLEQGYSRNVMYSVQNYSHVPLVLSTTDAVCTLPSRFLSQYSDRLDLFEPPLGLSALRLVLAWHARTHKDAGHQWLRRQLYLSAQLEPS, translated from the coding sequence ATGAATTACACGCAAATCGATGGATCGCTGCTACTTGCACTAAAAGCGCTGCTTGAAGAGCGCAACGTCACACGAGCGGCGGTCCAGTTAGGCATCAGCCAACCCGCCTTATCAGCGCGCCTGGTGCGTCTGCGCGACATCCTGGAGGACCCCTTGTTCGTCCCGGCGGCAAACGGCCGAGGTGTTGTCCCAACCCCTCGTGCAGAGGCTCTGGAGCAGGAGCTGCTGCATGTACTTGAGGGGCTCAAGCGACTGGTCAGCCAGCCTGAGCTGTTTGATCCAGCCACCACTACCCGCACCTTTGTCGTCGCCCTTTTCGAAACCCCTGCTGCGGTACTCATTCCCGAGCTCTGTGCGAATTTTGCACGTGAGGCTCCCAATGCGCGTTTGGCCTGTATTTATCCGCCACGCGATGTGTACGAGAAGCTTGAGCAAGGACAGATCGATCTATTGATCACCGTGCCGGATGGCCTGCCTGGAGACCTCATGCAGCGCCCGCTTTGGGAAGACGGGTTTCGAACTGCGCAACGCAAGGGGCACCCCCGCGGCACCGGGCCTTTGGATATTGAAAGCTTCTGCTCCCTCAACCACATCCTTGTCTCTACGCAAGGGGGGCGTTTCGCAGGCATGGTAGATGAGGCACTCCTCGAGCAAGGTTACTCGCGCAATGTGATGTACTCGGTTCAAAACTACTCCCACGTTCCCCTGGTTCTTTCCACTACGGATGCGGTGTGCACGCTGCCCTCTCGCTTCCTGAGCCAATACTCTGATCGGCTGGACCTCTTCGAACCTCCGCTCGGGTTATCTGCACTGCGTCTGGTGTTGGCATGGCATGCTCGTACCCATAAGGATGCCGGCCACCAATGGCTGCGCCGACAGCTCTATCTAAGCGCCCAACTGGAGCCAAGTTGA
- a CDS encoding LysR family transcriptional regulator: MIAIEDLRLAVTLARSESLSAAARTLNVSPPALSMRLRKLEALLGTTLANRDARRLSLTAEGERFARESALLLEQLEALPESFKQHDDQLVGTLRLAAPFGYGRQRLAPLLARFAKLHPQLRLHLDLRETPWPDRHDSDAVIHIGRVNDSSWVARPLAQNERWLCASPDYLSRHGTPHAPDELAGHRCVCIRENEEDVTLWHLRKRSARHTVRIEPALLSNDGGVARRWAEQGLGLVLRSQWDVTDAIAKGTLVRVLEDWQFDSAPITLLVPSRKNRSSRIQALIGFLETSLMAAAGNETRSSK; this comes from the coding sequence ATGATCGCTATCGAAGATCTGCGTTTGGCGGTAACCCTGGCGCGCTCTGAATCTCTGAGTGCGGCTGCCAGAACACTGAATGTGTCGCCACCGGCCCTGTCCATGCGCCTGCGTAAACTCGAGGCACTGCTCGGCACAACCCTGGCCAATCGCGATGCCCGGCGCCTGAGCTTGACCGCTGAAGGCGAACGTTTTGCGCGGGAAAGTGCATTGTTGCTGGAGCAACTGGAGGCGCTGCCGGAGTCCTTCAAACAGCACGACGATCAACTGGTCGGCACCCTGCGCCTGGCGGCCCCCTTTGGTTATGGACGGCAGCGGTTGGCTCCGTTGCTGGCGCGCTTCGCCAAACTGCATCCGCAGTTGCGCCTGCACCTGGATCTACGTGAAACGCCCTGGCCGGATCGTCACGACAGCGATGCGGTGATCCATATCGGTCGCGTCAACGACAGTTCATGGGTTGCGCGACCTCTGGCCCAGAACGAGCGTTGGTTATGCGCCAGCCCCGACTATCTGAGCCGCCACGGCACGCCACACGCGCCGGATGAGTTGGCTGGGCATCGCTGCGTCTGCATCCGTGAGAACGAGGAAGACGTCACCTTGTGGCACCTGCGCAAGCGTTCGGCGCGGCACACTGTGCGCATCGAACCGGCGCTGTTGAGCAACGATGGTGGCGTTGCCCGGCGCTGGGCCGAGCAGGGGTTAGGGTTGGTACTGCGGTCGCAGTGGGACGTAACGGATGCGATTGCCAAAGGCACTCTGGTCCGTGTGTTGGAGGACTGGCAATTCGACAGCGCGCCCATCACCTTGCTGGTGCCCTCGCGGAAAAACCGCAGCAGCCGTATTCAGGCGCTGATCGGTTTTCTGGAAACGTCGCTGATGGCGGCAGCCGGCAACGAAACACGCTCATCCAAATAG
- a CDS encoding MBL fold metallo-hydrolase, giving the protein MRNHARFYLATILTAALFTGATYSLPSTAGPAPQTSTVGAASTHKPALAGVYAFNLGKFRIIALSDGTLPLDLHPLLRGISPKQIDALLQRGFTRNPLETSINAYLVDTGSHVVLVDTGAGELFGSVGGKLPESLAAAGYEPAQISDVLITHIHTDHSGGLVRSGQMMFPNATIHVGQADVDFFLDRANLEKGLKPAHLEEALKTVGPYQRAGKLKPFAAQSEILPGITAIPTPGHTPGHSFFRVVSEGESIDFWGDIMHVGLIQFSRPEVTITFDVNQNAARAQRLEQFETAASEQRLSAVAHLPFPGIGHIRREAGRYEWVPAQYRNRD; this is encoded by the coding sequence ATGCGTAACCACGCGCGGTTCTATCTCGCGACCATACTGACAGCCGCCCTGTTCACAGGTGCAACCTATTCGCTGCCTTCCACTGCTGGGCCAGCACCACAGACATCGACCGTAGGTGCTGCATCGACACATAAACCCGCACTCGCAGGAGTTTACGCCTTCAACCTCGGCAAGTTCCGCATCATCGCCCTGAGCGACGGGACGCTGCCACTGGATCTGCATCCGCTGCTTAGAGGCATCAGTCCAAAGCAGATCGACGCACTGCTGCAACGCGGATTTACTCGCAACCCGCTGGAAACGTCGATCAATGCCTACCTCGTCGATACGGGCTCACACGTGGTGCTGGTCGATACCGGCGCTGGTGAGCTGTTCGGTAGCGTTGGCGGAAAGCTACCCGAAAGCCTGGCTGCCGCGGGTTACGAGCCGGCACAGATCAGCGATGTGCTGATTACCCACATCCATACCGATCACTCCGGCGGCCTGGTACGCAGCGGGCAAATGATGTTTCCCAATGCGACCATCCACGTCGGCCAAGCCGATGTCGACTTCTTTCTGGATCGCGCCAACCTGGAAAAGGGGCTGAAACCGGCGCATCTGGAAGAAGCGTTGAAGACAGTTGGCCCCTACCAGCGTGCAGGCAAGCTGAAGCCCTTCGCCGCCCAATCAGAAATCCTTCCGGGTATCACCGCCATTCCCACGCCGGGACATACCCCGGGCCACAGCTTCTTTCGGGTCGTTAGCGAAGGCGAGAGTATCGATTTCTGGGGCGACATCATGCACGTCGGCCTCATCCAGTTCTCGCGCCCAGAGGTGACTATCACCTTCGACGTCAACCAGAACGCTGCTCGCGCCCAGCGGCTAGAACAATTCGAGACCGCCGCGAGTGAACAGCGTTTGTCAGCGGTCGCTCACTTACCCTTTCCGGGGATAGGTCACATCCGACGCGAAGCCGGCAGGTATGAGTGGGTACCCGCCCAATACCGCAATCGCGACTAA
- a CDS encoding GFA family protein, which produces MKITGGCHCGAVSYVVATDNLPPSYACHCLDCQTTSGSAFGLHALLPEDALQITGELSDYRYEGAHPASHHRLCAHCHTRIYNTTSAAPGMLVLRAGTLHNSAAIKPIAHIWVKRRQPWLQLAEGTPSWPESPTPEAFAQALQARPV; this is translated from the coding sequence ATGAAGATTACGGGTGGATGCCATTGTGGCGCGGTGAGCTACGTTGTTGCTACGGATAACTTGCCACCGAGCTATGCCTGCCATTGTCTGGATTGCCAGACAACCAGCGGCAGTGCGTTTGGCTTGCACGCACTATTGCCCGAGGATGCTCTGCAGATCACTGGCGAGTTAAGCGACTACCGCTACGAAGGCGCGCACCCGGCCAGCCATCATCGGCTCTGCGCCCATTGCCATACGCGCATCTACAACACCACCAGCGCGGCTCCCGGTATGCTGGTATTACGCGCCGGGACCCTGCACAACAGTGCTGCAATCAAGCCCATTGCGCACATTTGGGTGAAGCGAAGGCAGCCCTGGCTGCAGCTGGCCGAGGGTACCCCGAGCTGGCCGGAAAGCCCGACACCAGAGGCCTTCGCCCAGGCGCTGCAAGCACGTCCGGTGTAG
- a CDS encoding DSD1 family PLP-dependent enzyme, whose translation MSATLLALDTPAALIDMARMHRNIVRMQLRMDSLEVRLRPHVKTSKCLPVLRAQIAAGAAGVTVSTLKEAEYCFADGVADVLYAVAMTPGKLLQVLTLRRKGCRLSIITDSVAGAQAIVAFGQQHDECFEVWIEIDSDGHRSGLKVEDPALLQVAQVLCAGSMQLVGVMTHAGSSYELDNLQALQAMAEQERATCVAAAQTIRAAGLPCPQVSVGSTPTALSALSLEGVTEVRAGVYVFFDLVMHNIGVCQPEDLALSVLTTVIGHQVEKGWLLTDSGWMAMSRDRGTQKQHRDFAYGQVCTADGNWIEGALLSGANQEHGIITFEPEQGRDLVAQFPIGSRLRILPNHACATGAQFPHYHACDIDGGVHTWSRLHGW comes from the coding sequence ATGTCAGCCACCCTGCTTGCCCTCGATACACCGGCCGCCCTCATAGACATGGCCCGTATGCACCGCAACATAGTACGTATGCAGTTGCGCATGGACAGCCTGGAGGTGCGCCTGCGCCCCCACGTGAAAACCAGCAAATGTCTGCCGGTTCTGCGTGCGCAGATAGCCGCCGGCGCTGCCGGGGTCACGGTCTCCACCCTGAAGGAAGCCGAGTACTGCTTCGCCGACGGCGTCGCCGACGTGCTGTACGCCGTTGCAATGACACCTGGAAAGTTGCTCCAGGTACTGACGCTCAGACGCAAGGGCTGCCGTTTGAGCATCATTACCGACAGCGTGGCTGGAGCGCAGGCCATCGTCGCCTTCGGCCAACAGCACGATGAATGCTTCGAGGTATGGATTGAAATCGACAGCGACGGCCATCGTTCCGGGCTCAAGGTCGAGGATCCGGCATTACTGCAAGTCGCCCAGGTGCTGTGTGCCGGAAGCATGCAACTCGTCGGCGTAATGACCCACGCCGGGTCCAGCTATGAGCTGGATAACCTGCAAGCCTTGCAGGCCATGGCCGAACAGGAGCGCGCCACCTGTGTCGCCGCTGCGCAAACGATTCGCGCTGCCGGCCTGCCATGCCCGCAGGTTAGCGTCGGCTCGACGCCAACAGCGCTGTCGGCACTGAGCCTGGAAGGAGTCACCGAAGTGCGGGCTGGCGTGTACGTGTTCTTCGATCTGGTGATGCACAACATTGGCGTGTGCCAGCCAGAAGACCTGGCGCTGAGCGTACTTACCACGGTAATCGGACATCAGGTCGAAAAAGGCTGGTTACTCACCGACTCAGGCTGGATGGCCATGAGCCGTGACCGCGGCACCCAGAAACAACACCGGGACTTCGCCTACGGCCAGGTTTGCACGGCCGATGGCAACTGGATTGAGGGAGCGCTGCTCAGCGGTGCCAATCAGGAGCACGGCATTATTACCTTCGAGCCTGAACAAGGGCGGGACCTGGTTGCCCAATTTCCAATCGGCAGTCGCCTGCGCATCCTGCCCAACCACGCCTGCGCAACTGGCGCGCAGTTCCCTCACTACCATGCCTGCGACATCGACGGTGGGGTACACACCTGGAGTCGCCTGCATGGCTGGTAA
- a CDS encoding RidA family protein, whose protein sequence is MAGKDAALIARIHTAAAAAPGGHYAQAVSYQGLLYISGQLPVRADGSHSADQSFDVQASIALDNLLAILTQAGCLPDDLLKVTLYIVGIEHWPVLDKRYACCLGEHRPARAVVPVPALHHGYLIEVDAIARHPGPCN, encoded by the coding sequence ATGGCTGGTAAAGACGCAGCGCTCATCGCGCGTATACACACCGCTGCCGCAGCAGCTCCTGGTGGTCATTATGCTCAGGCAGTGAGCTATCAGGGCCTGCTGTATATATCCGGGCAACTGCCGGTACGTGCGGATGGCAGCCATAGCGCCGACCAGAGTTTTGATGTTCAGGCCTCAATCGCTCTCGATAATTTACTGGCGATCCTGACACAGGCAGGCTGCCTGCCCGACGATCTGCTGAAGGTGACCCTGTACATCGTCGGCATTGAACATTGGCCAGTACTGGATAAGCGTTATGCCTGCTGCCTGGGCGAGCATCGCCCGGCTCGCGCCGTGGTGCCGGTACCGGCACTGCATCATGGCTACCTGATCGAGGTTGACGCGATTGCACGGCATCCAGGCCCCTGTAACTAA